In archaeon BMS3Bbin15, a genomic segment contains:
- a CDS encoding adenosine monophosphate-protein transferase SoFic, with amino-acid sequence MLKAVEETSRYTLNKVLSIIRLFDDTKERMQKEVPEVYSFELLEILFTQVYCKYAFLVEKGIASRNTASKYLNRLVETGILEKEKVGNEFIFKNKGLYEIFKT; translated from the coding sequence ATGCTTAAAGCAGTGGAAGAAACTTCAAGATACACACTTAACAAAGTATTGAGCATAATCAGATTGTTTGACGATACCAAAGAGAGAATGCAAAAAGAAGTACCGGAGGTTTACAGCTTCGAATTATTGGAGATTTTGTTTACACAGGTCTATTGCAAATACGCCTTTCTTGTAGAAAAAGGGATTGCATCCAGAAATACAGCGAGCAAGTATCTGAACAGATTGGTAGAAACCGGAATACTTGAAAAGGAAAAGGTAGGAAACGAGTTCATATTTAAAAATAAGGGGCTGTATGAGATATTTAAGACGTGA